GTGATGGTTTCCTGCTATCATTTTGACGATACGGGCGAGAACGGTGAGCTGATCGCACAGGTTAGCGAGGCAGTCAAGGACTTGTTTTCCCTCGACGTCGAGCGCGATCAGTACCTTCTCCTCGGAAGGGCGGCTTCGCTTCTCGCGTCCGCGTGGTCGAGCGGATTCGAGCGCAGTCTGGCCAGGCGGATACAGACACGTCTGACACAGATTGTCGAGGAGACAGGCGACGCCGACGACGACGCTTCAGTGTCGTGCCGCTTGGGGATCGGCGAATTGGCGCTCGCGGCTGGCTCGTCGAGACGCGACGCCGAGATGGCGATCCTTGCCCTCGAGCCGATTATGTCGTTCGCAGAGGAAAAGGTTCCGCGTCGATCGCTAGTCAATAAAATCGCCAATGCTCGGCTGATGCTGTATCGGAGCACCGCTGCGAGAGAAGACCTCGACGCAGCGATCACAGGGCTTGAGTCGGTTCAGTCCTCTGCGGGCGAATTGACAGATCGAGTCACAACCCTCGACACCCTGCGAATCGCCCTTATGGACCGTGCGCTCGACCACGGACGCGGTGCCGACGAGGATTCACTCAAGTCCATTCAAATAGCCAAAGAGATTCTTTCGATGGTACGGAGCGACCACGAGCTCGCTGCGGGCGCTCTTCACAATCTCGGTGTTTCCATTGCGCGTCATGCCTCGATTTCGCATGACAAGTCCCTTCTTATCGAAGCAATCGACACCTTTGTGGCCTCTCGCGACATGGAAGCAGCGCTCGGCGCTCAGGATCTTGATACGATCTCCGCATTGGGTGACACGTATCGCGAATTGTTTGAACAGTCTGGGGACGTGGATCACATCGATCAGGCAGTGGAGCACACTCGGTTCGCGGTTGACAGATCAGATCCGCATGACCCGCGACTGCACTCCTGGCAGAACAATCTATGCGCAGCCCTGCAAACACGGTATCGGATGACGGGTATCCCTGAGGACCTGAGTGACGCCTTCGAGGCAGGCCTCGAAGCCATCTCGTCGGACGAGAAGGACAACAAGCGTTCACATTCTATTCATTTGCACAACTTCTTCGGATGCCTGCGGGTAATTGCCCAAGCAACAGGAGATGTTGTGGATTGGGAACAGGCGATTGCTGTAGGCATGCAGGCCATTGGACTGCTGCCGAAGAACTCCGTGATGGCGAATTCGCATACATTGGACGTAGCTGCTTCAGCGCTTACCAAGTCCGACGTCTCTGGAGATCTTCATGACCTCGCCGTAGCAATCGACACCGCAAGAGGAGTGCTCGAATCAACCAGTGACGATTTCCTCCAATTGTATGCACTTACGATTATCGGGAGCGCACTTGAACGACGCGGAGATCGAGGGGGAGAATCAAGCGATCACGACGCCTCAATCAACGCCCGTTTGGCTGCCGCGGACTTTGACGTTCCGGTGTTTTCGATTCGGATCGAATCTGCCCTGGCGGCGGCCCGACTGGCCGCTCGGATGAAGAGGTGGCAGGAAGCCGTGCAAGCATTTCACCGCGCCGTTCAACTCTTGCCTGCACTTGTTTCGATCGAACTTAATCAGCAGAGCAGAGAGTATTGGTTGAGAAGGATCTCTGGCCTTTCTTCGGAAGCGGCCGCCTGCGCGTTGCAGCTCGACGATCCGACAATTGCTGTTGGATTTTTGGAAAGAGCGCGGGCTTTTCTGATTACTGAGGCACTGGATGTTCGAGCTGCGGCCGAACATCTCCGAGTTGTGGCTCCCGGTCACGCTGCGCGTTTCGAGTCCCTTCAAACAGAACTACGCAGTCTCACTGGCTATGGGCTATCGGTTGACGAAATGCCATCGGCCATTTATATGTCCGCTCGGCGCCGAAGCCTCGCGTCGGATCTGCAAGCGTTGATCGATGAGATTCGGCAGATACCAGGTGGTGGTGACTTTCTCATGCCGGAGCATGACGACATGCTCGGATCGGCGGCGGGGGTTGAAGGCGGCGCGGCGGTTATGATCAACGTCGCTCCCCAACGTTCAGATGCGATTGTCATCGAAGACGGCGGGATCCGGGTCGTACGCCTGTGGCTGGTGACGCCCGTGATGGTGCGATCTTATGTAGACGCTCTCCGGGGCAGTTTGTCGACGGCCGAAGTCGCCTGGGCATCTGATATATCCCAGTTCCTGCGTGCTCAGGCAGAGGTGCGCGGTGTCCTAGAGTGGTTGGGACAGGCGATTGTAGGGCCGATCGTGCGCGCCATGAGATGGCCACAGCGGGACGGAACTCGGCCCGTGTGGTGGATTCCGACTGGCATGCTGGCACTTCTACCTATCCATGCCGCCTCGTGGAGTTCGACTTCGGCGCTGGATACAATGATTTCATCATATGCATTCACACTGGCGATGGCGCGGCGGTCAGCCAGACTGATTGACTACGACGCGCTGAGATCCGCTGTAGTTGTGGCGATGCCCGAGACACCTGCAGCGCCACCACTGCCCGCCGCGCTTGCTGAGCTGTCTAAGTTGAGCGAGCTCTTTGACGACATACTCCCGCTAGTCGGAGAGTCGGCGACGTCAACCGCGGTCAGTTCTGCGCTTGAGAAGCGACGTGTCGCTCATTTTGCGTGTCACGCGGTGCTGGGGGAAGCCTCGGCATTCTCCGCCGAGCTCATCCTGGCTGATTACAACCAGCGGACGTTCTCAGCCGGGGCGGTAAGTTCGCTGAGCCTGCCGTCCGCGGATTTGGTCTTCCTCTCCGCCTGTGAGGCGCTGCGCTCCGCGGAGTTCATCGTCGACGAAGCGATCAGCATCGGCTCGTCTTTCCAGATCGCCGGCTTCCGTCATGTCGTGGGGAGCCAGTGGAAGATTGTGGATTCGGTAGCGTTGGAGATGACCGTGGGTTTTTACACCACTCTGGCGAACGCGCCCAAGTCAGACATTGCCGGGTGTCTGCGCCAAGCGGTATTGAATCTGCGTGCGAGGTACCCGCACTTTCCGAGCCTATGGGCCGGATATCAACATCATGGCTCCTGAGTGGCCCGGATGTGCGTTGGCGTGCAGATCTTCGATCAGCGGGGAATCTTGTAATATCGGCCGGTCCAATTCGGCACTGCGCGCATCTTGCAACGAGCGCGGCAGGAGCAACTCAAGAGTTGCCCGCTGTCGCGTCATGCGCATGTGGTCTCACGTGGGCTCTGATCGCTGCCTACAGCGTCACTCAAGGTTGCTCTTGGCAAATACCTGCTCCGTCACAGCTCCGTGGGACGATGGGAAACAACGAATACGGCTGAGCAACGCTGGGAGCCAAACGCGCAGGTCAGGCGCGGATTCGCAGCGTGCGACGCGAATCGACCGCGGGCTGGAAGAGATCTACACCTTCTTCGAAGGCACCTCGAAATCCAGTGCCTCGTAGTCGCATGGGCCATCTCGGGCGTGCGTGTCAGGTAGGTGATTGGGGTGGAGTGATCGACCCCTCGCGCGCTCCGCAGGCGCCGCGTCGTTTCGCTCCTCCTGTGTGCCTGCTAGGTCTGCTCACACCTGCGCCTGGTCTGTCGTCGGTGCGTCCTTTCCTGCTGTCGTCGGACCTGCGGGTTGCGGTCGGAGTTGTGCTCGCCGGCCGCTGTCGAGCGACCGTCCCGCAGCGACGGCGACTCAGTGCTGGCGGAGGATTATGTTCGCCGGGCTGCTAACCCGTCGGGCGCCGGGTTGTGGTGGATGATGAGGCATCTGCGGCTCGAGTAGCTGGCTGAGGCCCGGGGCGGCGAGCCGGCGCGGCGCACGGAGTCTGGGGTGCGCCTGGCCGGCTGGATGTTGCTAGGCGGTGTGGGTTTGGTGGCGTCGGTGGAGCCACATGGCGGTGAGGGCGATGGCTGCTCCGCCGAGGCCTGATGCGCCGGCTTGGAGTGCCTCGGCTGTGGTGTCGTCTGTGACGATGGTGGAGTTGGTGCTGGTGGGCTGGGTCGGGACCGCGTCGGCGGGGTCGTAGGTCGGGTAGTTCGGTGCGCCGGGGTCTTGCGGAGCGACCGCGGCGGGGTCGGGGAACGGCAGGACCTTGGCGTTCGACTCCGCGGAGGTGAACGCGAGGGCGGCGATGGCGAGGACGGGGGCGGTGATGATGATGCGCTTGTGGTTCATGGGTTCTCCTTGTTGAGAGTTTGGTGTTTCGACCACAGTCCGTCCGCGGGCGTGGTCAGCACATCGGGCATGCGAGCAGGGGGCGCGACGGCGTTTCCTTAGATGGCCGTTGCTGATGCCTTAGCGGGGCGCATGATGGTGGGGTGGGTGGGGTGTTGATCGGGCGCGAGGGGGAGCTTGCGCTGCTTGGGGAGCTGGCGGCCGGATTGCCGAAAGGGTCGGCCGTTGCGGTCGTGCGGGGTGAAGCGGGGATTGGGAAGACGACGGTGGTGCGTGCCGCCGTGGCGGATGCCGATTCCGCCGGGTTGCGGATCCTGAGGGGTGCGTGTGCGCCGTTGTCCGGTGCGGTGGCGTATGGGGGACTGGACGCGGCACTCGGGGTGGGCCGGGATGCTGCCGGGGAGGTGTTTACGTCGGTCGCAGCCGGTCGAGCGTGGGCCGTCGAGTCGATGATGCGCACGGTTGGTGAGATCGCCGAGGACGGCGCAGTGCTCGTCGTCGAGGACGTGCACTGGGCGGATGTGTCGACCCTGGATTTCCTGGCGCACCTGAGCCGCAACCTCCCATCGACGGGTCTGCTGGTCTTGCTGACCTGGCGGGACGAGGACACTGACGCCGAGCACACGCGCTGGCTCGGGGAACAGTTGCGCATCTTGTCGGTCACCGACGTACCTCTTCACCCGCTGACCCTTGAGGAGACCGCTCTTCAACTGCCGGACTGTTCCGATGAGGTCGTGGCAGCGGTGTACGCGCGCAGCTCCGGCAACCCTTATCTCAATGCCGAGCTGGCGGGCAGTGACGCGGAACCGTCGGAGTCGCTGCGCCAGGTGCTGGTCTCGAGGCTTGATGCCGTCGGGCTGCCCGCTCGCATGGTGGTCGCCGCCGCCGCGACCCTTGGCAGGGGTTTGACCGACGACGAGATGCTCGCTGCGGCCTCCGGTGCTGCAGACGCCGTCTGGGAGGCGTGCGACGCAGGTCTCGTCGTACGCGAGGCTGGACATGGGGCGATGGCTCGTCACCCCGTGCTGGCCGAGGTTGCGTACGAGGAACTGTTATCGCGTGATCGGCGGCAGCTGCACACCAGGCTGGCGGCGTGCCTGGAGGCGGATCTGCCCGAGCGGCCGAGCGCGGCCCGGGTCGCGGAGATTGCTGAGCAGTACTGCCGCGCTGAGGACGCCGACGACGGGCTCGTCTGGTCGGTGCGGGCTGCTGTGGCGGCCGAGCAGGGGTACGCGATAGCCGAGGCCGGTCATTGGTACGCCGAGGCCGCGTCGTTGTGGGGTTCCGCCCGTACGGCGTTGGCCGACGTACCCGAGAAGCTGTCGCTCCTCGTGTCGGCGGCGACGCACTTGGGCTCTGTCGGTCAGACGGACCGGGCCATGGGGTTGCTGGAAGGCGATCTCACGGCCATGTCCACTACGCGCGAGGAGGTGCTGGGCGCAGCGTTGACACGCTGCTGGCTCGGAACCACCGTGGGGGACACCGAGCAGGCATTGCGCGACGTCGAGCTCGCTCAGCGGTTGACGTCCGCCGGCGACGAACCGACGTTGGCCAGGATCTGCGCCTGCCAGGCAATGGCGCTCGGCACCTGTTCGCGGTGGGACGAGGTGGAGGCGCCGGCGCGCATCGCGCTCGAGTTGGGCGCGAAGTACGCGGACCACCGGACGGTCGGCAAAGCTCACGCCGTACTCGGTATCGGGGCCGCTCTGCAGGGCCTGTTCTCTCAGGCGCTCGGACATGACCTCACGGCACTCGCGATCGCGCACAAGCTGGCTGAACCAGAGGATCTCGCGATGGCCGGGGTCGCTCTGACCGATGTCTACTTGCGGATGGGTGAACCGGACCGAGCCGCACAGATCGCGCGCTTCGTCGGGCAGCGTGTGCGCCGGCTGATGTTGGGCCGGCACTGGCTGGAAGACCTCATGGACAGCAACGTCGTCCAGGCGCTCTACGAGTCCGGTCGATGGGACGAGGCGGTTGCCTGGATGTCCGAGCGATCGGCGCCGTCTGATCTGGGCTTCTTCCAGGTGACGATGGTCCACGTATACCTGGCGCGCGGCGATATCGCGGCGGCGGAGCAGTCGCTGCGTCACGCGGCATCCTTGAACGAACGCGATCAACCACGATTCCTGGCGTCGTACGGCGAAGGTCAAACGCTCCTCCTGCTGCGGACTGGTCGTGCGGAGCAGGCGCTCGAGTTGGCGTTGTCAGTGGCCGACACCGCGCGTGCAGGCGCTGATGAGGATGTGGAGGGCGGGCTACTGCTCGCCGGTCTCGAGGCGGCTGCGGCCGTCCGTGCGCCTGACCGCCTCGAGCAGTTGGTGTCGCGCCTCGGCGGCGCGACCCAGGGCCGGAGCCGAGCGGCCGTAACTGCCGTGATCGATGGCCAGCGATCGCGCGCTACGGGAGCCTTCGACCCGGATCCGTGGCTGATCGCGGCGCGGGAATGGTCCGCGCTCGGGCGACCGTACGAGGAGGCTCAGGCACGACTCCGCGCCGCCGAGGCGATCCTCACCAGCCGCCCCGGCGCCGCCGCCCGACGTACAGCTGCCGAACAACTCATCGCGGCACGGCACCTTGCCGAACGCCTCCGCGCGGCTCCGCTGCTCGAGCAGATCGGCAAGCTCGCCCGACTTGCCCGCATCGACACGGGACAGAGCGGCGCACCTCACGACCAGGCGGGGCCGGTGCCGAGCCCGGCAGGTCCGCCCGCCCTGACAGACCGCGAGCAGCAGGTCCTAGCGCTGCTCGCCGACGGACTCACCAACCGCGAGATAGGCGAGGCGCTCTTTATGAGCCCCAAGACCGCAAGCGTCCACGTGACCCACATCCTGGACAAGCTCGGAGTGCAGACGCGGGTGCAAGCGGCGGCCATCGCTGCGCGCCTCGGCCTGGACCAACCACCGCCGATGTGAAAGTACTCAGCTCGCGCGTGGGTGGCGTTATTCGAGGGTGGGTTGGAGCGGGATCGTGTGGGGGAGGGCCGTCAGTTCTAGGGCGGCTCGGAGTGGGGAGTTTGGTGGGACGACGATGTGGAGTTTCTGGCGGCGTTGGGTGAGGCGTTCGGCCAGGTGGAAGAGCATTGCTATGGCGGAGCTGTCTAGGTAGGTGGTGTCGGTTAGGTCCACGATGATGACGGGCGCGTCGGGGGAGGCGAGGCGGCTGATGGCTTCGCGTACGTTGGTGGCGTTGGTGAGGTCGACTTCGCCGCAGATTCGCACACAGCGGACGCCGTTGCTTGTTCGAGCATCCACTACTGCGTACGCGGTCACGGTTCGTCCAGGTTGCGGCGCATGTGGATTGTTGTGCCTTCTGGGGTTGTGTCGACGTCTGTCGAGTCGGTGAGGCCGCGGATCAGGGTTAGGCCTAAGCCGCCGCTGCGGTTTGTTGGGTTTCGCCATTGGCCGTGGTCGCGGACGGTCAGTTCGACTGCGCCGTCCACGAGGCGCCCCTCGAGGTGCAGGTTGCCGGGCGAGGCGCCGTACGCGTGGCGGACGACATTGCTGCAGGCCTCTCCGCAGGCGATCGCTAGCTCGCCGGCGTCCCTCGCGCCGACGCCTGACTCGCGCAGCCAGCGACCTAGGACGTGCCGGACGTGGAAGAGCATGCGTGCATCGGCTGGTACGTCGAGGGACAGCGGTGCACCGGCCAGTACCAAGGGCTGGAGTGCGATCAGTGCGATGTCGTCGGCGACCTCGCCGTCGCGGAGTGTCGACAGGACCCGGTCGCAGAGAGCGTCGACCTGCCCGTTGGCAGATGCTTCGGCTAGTAGCCGATCGAGGCCGTCCTGGATTGAGAGCGTGCGTTCCTCGACGAGCCCGTCGGTGTAGAGCAGGAGAGTGGCTCCAGGCCGCAGTGCCTGGGTTGCCTCGGCATAGTCCTGGTGCGCGAGTACGCCGAGCGGTGGAGCCAATCCACCGTCGAGGTACCTCGTGTGTGAGTCGTCGATCAGGAGGGCCGGCGGATGTCCGGCGTTCGTGAACCGGATCGTGCCGGTGTCCGGGTCGTACAGGACGTAGAGCAAGGTCACCATCTCGGCCATCGGCAACTCGCGGACCAGCTCGTGCAGGCCGTTCATCACGGCTACCGGTGAAGGATCGTGTACGGCGTACGCCCGGACAGCCATCCTCAGCTGTGCCATGGCTGCCGCGGCCTGCAGACCGTGTCCGGCAACGTCTCCGATGACGAGGCCGATCAGGCCGCCGCGCAGCTGGATCACGTCGTACCAGTCACCGCCGAGGTGCAGGTCCGCGGTCGCTGGGACGTAGCGGGCGGCCACGGCCACGCCAGGGATGTCCGGCATCCGGTCCGGGAGCAGGCTGTGTTGCAGCGTCTCCGCGATTTGGTGCTCGCGCCGGGCGCGTGCCTCCTCCAGGGTCAGCTGCTGTTCGGTCTCGTACCGCTGGTGGATCTCGCGGCGCAGGCGGTCGTTGGTCGATGTGAGCTGCGCGGTGCGAGTCTTGACCCGCTCCTCCAGATTGGCGG
This Kribbella sp. NBC_00482 DNA region includes the following protein-coding sequences:
- a CDS encoding CHAT domain-containing protein, with amino-acid sequence MTLDAETFVDALHRVLANDDRRNFLQLMELADKLVRDPVVMREMRIRLALGVYYSHLADAVEGEERSYRMALSLVCLHPVYHLDVDIPDAPMAQVLAYIEGHSDDAPQFIPQNEWSWYHLATMASRIYGETRDQDAMKIETMLLRTSYSLADISQLDELAMLLCSSLEDLYFTSGEKRYIAESLVLSRKFLARSNEQNLIDQRTMAIAEVMQRVQSETNDLGILRAGLDVLSDATSLAPEVSNALSDLALTMTLRAGEWNGPESTDQIPIAILRLLLRKQRDETHLWRQHANLASALVTVGAKGNLADEAIASARLAVAGAAATQEHLVMAHCTAGRALLARYDDVKLAADRDEALSHFLAAAAANDDPDMIDPVRGLTNLLMATGHADDSWRRLDVLAAYTKAKDAPPADNASRVVVLGLFVMVSCYHFDDTGENGELIAQVSEAVKDLFSLDVERDQYLLLGRAASLLASAWSSGFERSLARRIQTRLTQIVEETGDADDDASVSCRLGIGELALAAGSSRRDAEMAILALEPIMSFAEEKVPRRSLVNKIANARLMLYRSTAAREDLDAAITGLESVQSSAGELTDRVTTLDTLRIALMDRALDHGRGADEDSLKSIQIAKEILSMVRSDHELAAGALHNLGVSIARHASISHDKSLLIEAIDTFVASRDMEAALGAQDLDTISALGDTYRELFEQSGDVDHIDQAVEHTRFAVDRSDPHDPRLHSWQNNLCAALQTRYRMTGIPEDLSDAFEAGLEAISSDEKDNKRSHSIHLHNFFGCLRVIAQATGDVVDWEQAIAVGMQAIGLLPKNSVMANSHTLDVAASALTKSDVSGDLHDLAVAIDTARGVLESTSDDFLQLYALTIIGSALERRGDRGGESSDHDASINARLAAADFDVPVFSIRIESALAAARLAARMKRWQEAVQAFHRAVQLLPALVSIELNQQSREYWLRRISGLSSEAAACALQLDDPTIAVGFLERARAFLITEALDVRAAAEHLRVVAPGHAARFESLQTELRSLTGYGLSVDEMPSAIYMSARRRSLASDLQALIDEIRQIPGGGDFLMPEHDDMLGSAAGVEGGAAVMINVAPQRSDAIVIEDGGIRVVRLWLVTPVMVRSYVDALRGSLSTAEVAWASDISQFLRAQAEVRGVLEWLGQAIVGPIVRAMRWPQRDGTRPVWWIPTGMLALLPIHAASWSSTSALDTMISSYAFTLAMARRSARLIDYDALRSAVVVAMPETPAAPPLPAALAELSKLSELFDDILPLVGESATSTAVSSALEKRRVAHFACHAVLGEASAFSAELILADYNQRTFSAGAVSSLSLPSADLVFLSACEALRSAEFIVDEAISIGSSFQIAGFRHVVGSQWKIVDSVALEMTVGFYTTLANAPKSDIAGCLRQAVLNLRARYPHFPSLWAGYQHHGS
- a CDS encoding helix-turn-helix transcriptional regulator; amino-acid sequence: MGGVLIGREGELALLGELAAGLPKGSAVAVVRGEAGIGKTTVVRAAVADADSAGLRILRGACAPLSGAVAYGGLDAALGVGRDAAGEVFTSVAAGRAWAVESMMRTVGEIAEDGAVLVVEDVHWADVSTLDFLAHLSRNLPSTGLLVLLTWRDEDTDAEHTRWLGEQLRILSVTDVPLHPLTLEETALQLPDCSDEVVAAVYARSSGNPYLNAELAGSDAEPSESLRQVLVSRLDAVGLPARMVVAAAATLGRGLTDDEMLAAASGAADAVWEACDAGLVVREAGHGAMARHPVLAEVAYEELLSRDRRQLHTRLAACLEADLPERPSAARVAEIAEQYCRAEDADDGLVWSVRAAVAAEQGYAIAEAGHWYAEAASLWGSARTALADVPEKLSLLVSAATHLGSVGQTDRAMGLLEGDLTAMSTTREEVLGAALTRCWLGTTVGDTEQALRDVELAQRLTSAGDEPTLARICACQAMALGTCSRWDEVEAPARIALELGAKYADHRTVGKAHAVLGIGAALQGLFSQALGHDLTALAIAHKLAEPEDLAMAGVALTDVYLRMGEPDRAAQIARFVGQRVRRLMLGRHWLEDLMDSNVVQALYESGRWDEAVAWMSERSAPSDLGFFQVTMVHVYLARGDIAAAEQSLRHAASLNERDQPRFLASYGEGQTLLLLRTGRAEQALELALSVADTARAGADEDVEGGLLLAGLEAAAAVRAPDRLEQLVSRLGGATQGRSRAAVTAVIDGQRSRATGAFDPDPWLIAAREWSALGRPYEEAQARLRAAEAILTSRPGAAARRTAAEQLIAARHLAERLRAAPLLEQIGKLARLARIDTGQSGAPHDQAGPVPSPAGPPALTDREQQVLALLADGLTNREIGEALFMSPKTASVHVTHILDKLGVQTRVQAAAIAARLGLDQPPPM
- a CDS encoding STAS domain-containing protein, translated to MTAYAVVDARTSNGVRCVRICGEVDLTNATNVREAISRLASPDAPVIIVDLTDTTYLDSSAIAMLFHLAERLTQRRQKLHIVVPPNSPLRAALELTALPHTIPLQPTLE
- a CDS encoding ATP-binding SpoIIE family protein phosphatase — protein: MAGRVGAPWTSRPLRLRLPADLGHTAAAIVLVGAAYYLGARLGLSLSLVERNVTPLWPPSGIALAAFLVLGRSMWPAVALAALAVNLPISAGPVPALFTALGNTLAPLVAAIVLERVGFRRQLDRRRDALAIVFLGALASMTISATVGATTLVASNAITIDQLAGAWAVWWTGDAMGVLAVAPFLLCIPLFWEHERWPAARWFEAAVILVLTTVLALWTASSGLSLLFLVLPCLGWASWRLHLRGAAPAALIASLIATWSATHQLGPFAGESLLGQMLTLQAFNATIALTSFFLAALVTERVQFARALMSAAANLEERVKTRTAQLTSTNDRLRREIHQRYETEQQLTLEEARARREHQIAETLQHSLLPDRMPDIPGVAVAARYVPATADLHLGGDWYDVIQLRGGLIGLVIGDVAGHGLQAAAAMAQLRMAVRAYAVHDPSPVAVMNGLHELVRELPMAEMVTLLYVLYDPDTGTIRFTNAGHPPALLIDDSHTRYLDGGLAPPLGVLAHQDYAEATQALRPGATLLLYTDGLVEERTLSIQDGLDRLLAEASANGQVDALCDRVLSTLRDGEVADDIALIALQPLVLAGAPLSLDVPADARMLFHVRHVLGRWLRESGVGARDAGELAIACGEACSNVVRHAYGASPGNLHLEGRLVDGAVELTVRDHGQWRNPTNRSGGLGLTLIRGLTDSTDVDTTPEGTTIHMRRNLDEP